A part of Salmo trutta chromosome 15, fSalTru1.1, whole genome shotgun sequence genomic DNA contains:
- the nsun5 gene encoding 28S rRNA (cytosine-C(5))-methyltransferase, whose protein sequence is MALYAKAAEILEKVERKQATVKTLVYDSKFQNIKQLFALVCETQKFSSILQEIIESTKLLKQTKIKMNLAKVLVYDLVIGKGLKCGGAWKALMMKHRSRLQAALARMKIKQKVSRNQDLLSSSLQHPEGDQLPRYVRVNTLKTTVEDAIDYFKREGFSYLGQAYRLDDLNLKGKSFVGDLHLSDLLVFSPKTDFHDHNLYKAGHIILQDKASCLPAYLLNPPTGSHVLDACAAPGNKTSHLAAIMKNKGRLFAFDLDAKRLSTMSTLLLRAGVTCQQLANQDFLKVDPDGPQYKDVEYILLDPSCSGSGMVCLRDEASPSQKEQDKRRLQALAAFQLHCLNHALRFPRLQRLVYSTCSIHTEENEQVVAACLLQNPGFRLVPLLQQWPERGLAPLTKCLRASTTKTLTHGFFVALLERHTAQRLEEQASETLNLVAEMSPSSPSTSKDIHEADITEGGDEVQEPISTKDMDMAEEANPTEENTETSGMKKRKKKKDGDKEVLEHKITEEQTNTSGRAKKKKNAKVE, encoded by the exons ATGGCTTTGTACGCGAAAGCTGCCGAGATTCTCGAGAAAGTGGAGCGGAAGCAGGCTACTGTAAAGACTTTGGTTTACGATAGTAAATTTCAG AATATCAAGCAGCTTTTTGCCCTGGTGTGTGAGACACAGAAGTTTTCATCCATCCTTCAAGAGATAATTGAGTCCACCAAGCTCCTCAAACAGACCAAGATAAAAATGAATCTGGCCAAG GTTCTGGTGTATGACCTGGTCATCGGTAAGGGGCTGAAGTGTGGCGGGGCCTGGAAGGCACTGATGATGAAGCACCGCTCTAGACTGCAGGCTGCCCTGGCCCGCATGAAGATCAAGCAGAAGGTCAGCCGCAACCAGGACCTgctctcctccagtctccagcACCCTGAAG GCGATCAGCTCCCAAGGTATGTGCGTGTGAACACGTTAAAGACCACGGTGGAGGACGCCATCGATTACTTCAAGAGAGAGGGCTTCTCCTACTTGGGACAAGcctacag GCTTGATGACCTGAATCTGAAGGGGAAATCCTTTGTGGGTGACCTGCACCTTTCAGACCTGCTGGTTTTCTCTCCAAAGACAGACTTCCATGACCACAATCTGTACAAGGCTGGCCACATCATTCTACAAGACAAG GCCAGCTGTCTCCCTGCGTACCTCCTGAACCCTCCTACAGGCAGCCACGTCCTGGACGCTTGTGCAGCACCAGGGAACAAAACCAGCCACCTCGCTGCCATCATGAAGAACAAAGG GAGGCTGTTTGCCTTCGACCTGGATGCCAAGCGTCTCTCCACCATGTCCACTCTCCTGCTCCGCGCCGGAGTCACATGTCAGCAGCTGGCCAATCAGGACTTCCTAAAGGTGGACCCGGACGGGCCGCAGTATAAAGATGTGGAGTACATCCTACTGGACCCGTCGTGCAGCGGATCAG ggatGGTGTGTCTGCGGGACGAGGCCTCGCCCTCCCAAAAGGAGCAGGACAAGCGTCGTCTGCAGGCCCTGGCAGCGTTCCAGCTGCACTGTCTCAACCATGCCCTGCGCTTCCCCCGTCTGCAACGCCTGGTGTACTCCACCTGCTCCATCCATACCGAGGAGAACGAGCAAGTGGTGGCCGCCTGCCTGCTGCAGAACCCAGGTTTCAG GCTGGTTCCACTGCTCCAGCAGTGGCCCGAGCGTGGCCTGGCTCCCCTCACAAAGTGCCTCCGAGCCAGCACCACCAAAACCCTCACCCATGGCTTCTTTGTGGCCCTGCTGGAGCGACACACAGCACAGAGGCTAGAAGAGCAAGCCTCCGAAACACT CAATCTGGTCGCTGAGATGAGTCCAAGTAGTCCTTCTACCAGTAAGGACATACATGAGGCCGATATCACAGAAGGTGGGGATGAGGTTCAGGAGCCGATTAGCACCAAGGATATGGACATGGCTGAGGAAGCCAACCCCACAGAGGAAAATACAGAAACCTCAGGaatgaagaagaggaagaaaaagAAAGATGGGGATAAGGAGGTTCTGGAGCACAAAATCACTGAGGAACAGACCAATACCTCAGGAAGagcaaagaaaaaaaagaatgctAAAGTGGAATGA
- the LOC115148754 gene encoding B-cell CLL/lymphoma 7 protein family member B-A: MSGRSVRAETRSRAKDDMKKVMAVIERVRRWEKKWVTVGDTSLRIFKWVPVVDSKEKEKSKAVPVGAVRELNRFSTDPASENPHSSLLDFHDENSNQSSLSDAYQPKVDSSSNSSPQLSEPLSPKNLCDFRRDDSQPPTLGQEIMEDSSLPSELADEPPLLIKEDLLPLTAQEEEECSGAPPLKRVCFEQNSVLQSSPMMT; this comes from the exons ATGTCTGGACGCTCGGTTCGCGCTGAGACACGAAGCCGTGCTAAAGATGACATGAAGAAGGTCATGGCGGTCATTGAGAGGGTCAGAAGATG GGAGAAGAAATGGGTGACTGTCGGGGACACATCTTTGAGGATATTCAAATGGGTGCCAGTGGTGGATTCAAAGGAA AAGGAGAAGAGTAAGGCAGTCCCGGTTGGGGCAGTCAGGGAGCTGAATCGCTTCTCCACGGATCCAGCCTCAGAAAACCCACACTCAAGTCTTCTGGATTTTCATG ATGAGAACAGTAACCAGAGCTCCTTGTCTGATGCGTACCAGCCCAAAGTGGACAGCAGCAGTAACTCCAGCCCCCAGCTCAGTGAACCTCTTAGCCCGAAGAATCTGTGTGACTTCCGCAGAGACGACTCCCAGCCCCCCACTCTGGGCCAGGAGATCATGGAGG ATTCGTCATTGCCAAGTGAATTGGCTGACGAACCTCCATTGCTGATTAAAGAGGACCTGTTGCCCCTCACTGCTCAG gaggaagaggagtgttCTGGAGCGCCACCACTGAAGAGAGTGTGTTTTGAGCAGAACTCAGTCCTGCAGAGCTCCCCCATGATGACCTAA
- the LOC115148753 gene encoding transducin beta-like protein 2, translated as MEFAALFVLTLLIGMLILLVAVAVGKQKGEISEQLEQNEEDSVAERNALKAPTAKKQKQQQRPRKEKAQQHTFSHPLLASSLKSHSGNVTSLDFSSNGKYLATCADDRTVRIWSTKEFLDRDHKCLRANVELDHATLVRFSPNSRAFIAWLANGDTIRIFKMTKKDDGSFTFKAAPEDFPQKHKANVINIGIAETGKFIMSASTDTNILIWDLKGEVLASIITNQMTNSYAAISPCGRFVASCGFTPDVKVWEVCFGKGGDFKEVTRAFDLKGHSAGVHSFAFSNDSRRMATVSKDGTWRLWDTDVEYKKQQDPYLLKSVPCQSSEGSRVALSPDARVVAISNGCSVAMYSTSTGQLEEEFHGVHSEEITELRFDINSRYLVCSGDRAVRVFHNAPGYRAAIQDMQAMLKNAQNEGMKQRLQQQIQEAQSTLDSVLTAPKD; from the exons ATGGAGTTTGCGGCTCTTTTTGTCTTGACCTTATTAATAGGAATGCTAATACTTTTGGTCGCCGTCGCAGTGGGAAAGCAGAAAGGAGAAATAAGTGAACAACTAGAGCAGAATGAAGAAGACTCAGTTG CAGAGAGAAATGCACTGAAGGCTCCCACTGCCAAgaaacagaaacaacaacagcGTCCTCGCAAGGAGAAAGCCCAGCAGCACACCTTCAGCCACCCTCTCCTAGCATCATCCTTGAAG agtcACAGTGGAAATGTGACGTCCCTGGACTTCAGCAGCAACGGAAAGTACCTAGCCACCTGTGCTGACGACCGCACTGTCAGGATATGGAGCACCAAGGAATTCCTGGACAGAGACCACAAATGTCTGAGGGCCAATGTAGAGCTGGACCACGCCACACTGGTCCGTTTCAGCCCTAATTCAAG GGCCTTCATTGCTTGGCTGGCTAACGGAGATACCATTCGCATCTTCAAGATGACCAAGAAGGATGATGGGAGCTTCACTTTCAAAGCTGCCCCTGAAGACTTCCCACAGAAACACAAGGCCAATGTCATCAATATCGGCATCGCAGAGACAG GCAAGTTCATCATGAGTGCCTCCACCGACACCAACATCCTCATCTGGGACCTGAAAGGAGAGGTACTGGCCTCTATCATCACCAACCAGATGACCAACTCCTACGCTGCCATTTCACCCTGTGGAAG GTTTGTGGCTTCCTGTGGCTTCACTCCTGACGTGAAGGTATGGGAGGTGTGCTTCGGGAAGGGTGGCGACTTCAAAGAGGTGACCCGCGCCTTCGACCTGAAGGGCCATTCAGCAGGGGTCCACTCCTTTGCCTTCTCTAATGATTCACGCAG AATGGCCACCGTCTCCAAGGATGGCACTTGGCGGCTGTGGGACACAGATGTGGAGTATAAGAAGCAACAAGACCCTTACCTCCTGAAGTCGGTGCCTTGCCAGTCGTCGGAAGGCAGCCGGGTGGCCCTGTCGCCAGACGCCCGCGTGGTGGCTATCTCCAACGGCTGCAGCGTGGCCATGTACAGCACATCCACTGGTCAGCTGGAGGAGGAGTTCCACGGAGTCCACAGCGAGGAGATCACCGAGCTGAGGTTTGACATTAACAGCCGCTACCTGGTGTGCAGCGGAGACCGGGCGGTACGTGTGTTCCACAATGCGCCGGGCTACCGTGCAGCCATCCAGGACATGCAGGCCATGCTGAAGAACGCCCAGAACGAGGGTATGAAACAAAGGCTGCAGCAGCAGATACAGGAGGCGCAGAGCACGCTAGACTCTGTACTCACGGCACCCAAGGACTAA